In Colletotrichum destructivum chromosome 1, complete sequence, the sequence ACTTCCGCCTTACGACGTGCGACTGAATGCTTCCGCGCCCCGCGCTCGACGTATTCGGCAATCCTGTGTTACCTTGATACGCACACCCGGCCGGCATTTGAACCATCGACTCGCAGACGCACAGGTTCCAAAGCCGCCCACCTATCCCGGGCATACCGTCACTATCACCAACAGAGTCGTACCACGACGTTCAACGTGTGCGACCTCTTCGCAGCGCCTCATCCCTCAGGGTGCCTGCCTCGCTCCGACGACTGCTTGACCCAGTCGGCTCCTGTAAAGAGTCATAAAGCAAACATCCGTCATATTCCATCCTCAAGATATCTGCAACAATATCAGCAAACATGAATTCTTTGGAAATCTCCGCAGTGaagctcctcgccctccgccAGAATGAGGGTGCTGGGGCCGGGGCCGAAGAGGCCGTCAACGAgtgcggcgccgccgccgtcgacgtgaGCAACAAGCCTCTACGTATCgcctccatcttcatcattCTCGTCGCCTCGCTTCTCGGCGGCTTTCTGCCCATCTTTCTGGCCCGGACCACCAGGATGCACGTCCCTAAGATgaccttcttcatcttcaagTACGTCGGTACCGGCGTCATCATAGCAACCGCCTGGATGCATCTTCTGGCTCCTGGTGTCGAGGCCCTGCATAACGAATGCCTGGCACCCATGCTGGGCGAGTACGACTGGGCTTTTGCCATCGGCCTGATGACTGTCATGGTTATGTTCTTGATCGAGATGGTTGCTTCCAACGTTGCGTCCTCGGCATTCTCCCACGGCCACAATCACGAGTTGGGCCATGGTACCGTTACGGTCAAGTCCAAGGATCAAGCAACCGACAGGACGAGCGCTAGCGATGTTTGCCCGCACGAAGCGGGTGATGTCGAGAGAGGTGCCGGCTTTGTTGACCCCAAGAAGGTGCCAGGACTTCCGGATGATGTCAGCTACCCGCCGGGCGGAAGAGACCACCTTGGCCACGCTCGCGATCATAAGGAGGGAGACAGCCACAATGGTCTTGCCGGCCAGCTgatcgccatcttcatccttGAGTTTGGTGTCGTGTTCCACTCCATTTTCATCGGATTGGTCCTCGCCACTagcgacgagctcgtcgttCTTCTCATCGTCCTGACGTTCCACCAGTTCTTCGAGGGCCTCGGTCTGGGCTCTCGTCTTGCCACTGCTACCTGGCCTTCTCACGGACGCTGGTGGCCTCACATCCTTGCCACCATCTACGGTCTGTCGACTCCTATAGCCATTGCCGTCGGTATCGCCGCCAAGCCGAACAGCGCCCAGACGCAAACTCTCGTCAACGGAATCTTCGACTCCATCAGCGCCGGTATCCTGATGTACACAGGCCTGGTCGAGCTGCTGGCGCACGAGTTCATGTTCAACCCGCAGATGAGAAACTCGCCGCTCAAGGTGCAGCTTTTTGCGTTCGGTTGCGTCGCCCTCGGTGCCTGCGTCATGGCTGTATTGGCCAACTGGGCTTAACCATGACGAGCTGAATGTGGTTGCCACTATCGTGTGCACTGGACTGAGCTAGACTGTTTTAAGAGACGGGTTATGGGTAATGGGAAAAATGGTTTGAGAATGATACCTGAGTCTGTGAGCCTGCCTCTACTGCATGGCGGGGAAGATTCGCTTCGGAGGGCACTTTGGATTTTTTGCATGAGAAGGAGTTTTGCATAGGCTTCTAAAGCACAAGGACAACATTGATAGAATGAGTGAATTCGAGTTGGTCTCAGATGCTTGCGCATGTCAACGGTGACGCCATGTTCATGTCAGCCTGGTTAGCGATGTTTAATGATGTTGATTGTGGGTAAACCAAAGAGGTGCGGTTCTGCATCACGAGCTTCCTGGAACTGGGCTTCAAACAGGACACCGCAAAGTGGCTTGACAGTCTTGGTGTGTCTCAGAACGAACGTTCACAGAAGCTCCGAACCCCTCGATTGTCGAACCCCACACGAGCAGGTGCCCCACGCTTACGAGAGATCGTCTTAGGTAATCAAGGTGAAGCTTCGGTGACTGGCAAGCCGCCAACAGAATTTTTTCAGACACACGACACGTGATGCCCCGCTCTGTCCCAGGGCAACAAACCCTGCGCCAAGTCTCGCGCGCAACCACCAAAAATTTCCCATCGCCGGATGCTCGCCTTTGCGAATAATCTCTCGTTGACCGACCGACCTCATCGCCCAATTTCCATCGCCCAGCGCCCGCACCCAAGTCCGCCCTTCTCCCTCAATACCCAATCAATACCGCAAAAATGGCCGGTGGAATCAACGTCCGCGATGTCGATGTAGGTTAACACCACGCTGCCCCGAGAACCCCTCTCTCGGAAGCAGAACAACAAAACACTATTTCGAAACCTCGAATTGCGAACTTCTCTCGATCCTTCGGTACCTCCCGATGACACCGCGCTGTCGCCTCGAAAGACCATGAGCCATCCAACTAGCAATCGTGCTCTACCATCGCGACCACGATTCTAGCACCGCCCGCATGCCGACCACACCCTGAAGCTTGAAAGGATCGATGAGGAGTTGGAACATACCCTCATGGTGCAATCTTGCGGCTGTCGCGACGGCTAAGAGCGGGGAGTGGGCAAGCCGGCAGAGGGTGCATGCGTGTTGAGAGATGGCTTGGCTTTCGAGGGCAACGGCAGA encodes:
- a CDS encoding Putative zinc/iron permease, with translation MNSLEISAVKLLALRQNEGAGAGAEEAVNECGAAAVDVSNKPLRIASIFIILVASLLGGFLPIFLARTTRMHVPKMTFFIFKYVGTGVIIATAWMHLLAPGVEALHNECLAPMLGEYDWAFAIGLMTVMVMFLIEMVASNVASSAFSHGHNHELGHGTVTVKSKDQATDRTSASDVCPHEAGDVERGAGFVDPKKVPGLPDDVSYPPGGRDHLGHARDHKEGDSHNGLAGQLIAIFILEFGVVFHSIFIGLVLATSDELVVLLIVLTFHQFFEGLGLGSRLATATWPSHGRWWPHILATIYGLSTPIAIAVGIAAKPNSAQTQTLVNGIFDSISAGILMYTGLVELLAHEFMFNPQMRNSPLKVQLFAFGCVALGACVMAVLANWA